From the genome of Nitrospiria bacterium:
ATCCATCGCCATCCAGTTTATCCTCACCGGACTCCGATCTTATATTTCGGCGGCTCGGTGAGGACGAGCGGGTCATCCAATAAAATACGAGGGGCAGGTCACGCAGGCAGGAACGTACCGATTCCGTTACGCGTTGTCGTCATGATGCCATAGCAAGGAATTCCTTTGGATCGGGTTTCGCCTGATCAACTCTAAAAATTCCTCACGCGTTTCTCGACGCGTTCGGAATCCACCCAGCATCGCACTGGTAATCGCCGTGGCATTCTGTTTCTCCACCCCCCGCATCAACATGCAAAGGTGCTGAGCCTCCATTACGACCGCCACCCCCTTCGGTTTGATTTTCTCCTGGATGATTTCCGCGATCTGCTGCGTCAGCCGTTCTTGAACCTGCAAACGTCGGCTAAAAACTTCCACGATCCTCGGCAGTTTGCTCAGACCGATCACCTTTTTATCCGGAAGGTAGGCGATATGGCACTTTCCAAAAAAAGGGACGAGATGATGTTCGCAAAGACTGAAGAAGTCGATGTCTTTGACGATCACCATCTCGTCGTACTTGATGGGGAAGAGCGCGCCGTTTAAGACCTCATCAATGTCCTGAGTGTAGCCCTTGGTTAAAAAATAAAACATCTTGGCCACCCGTTCCGGCGTCTTGATCAGCCCTTCGCGAACGGGATCTTCTCCAACCAGTATGAGTAATTGTTCTATGACATCCTGCAGGTGTTGCGTCTTTTCTTGGGCCTTCATGGCAATCTCTTCCGATCTTTTAATGCCTAGCCTCAAAACAAAAGCGGTAAATTTCAGTTCTCAGGCCAACGTACGGTCAACGTTTCACCGTTCACCTACTGGAGACTCCCCTGGAATTTGAACGGTGACGTCACCCAAGATCTTGGCCTGGCACGCCAATCGATGGGGAGGGAGCAACGCAGCCAAGTCCATCATGTCCTCTTCTTCAAATTCAATGCCGGTCAGGTTCTCGTGTCCTTCGACGACCACCACGCGACAGGTGCTGCAAGAGGCAAATCCGCCGCATTCGTGAGCCAGCGGAACACCCAGGAACTGGGCCGCTTCAAGCACCGACTTCTTCTCGGGAACGTCTCCGCTTCTTCCCGAAGGATGAAATGTGACTTTGGGCATAGGATCATTCCAACAGCGGCCGATGTCTCAGGACGCGACCTTCATCGTGCAGCGATGCGCTTTGATATGGGATTCAAACTCTTCCGGAAAATGGCGCAGGCTGCATTCCACCGCCACCGCGGCCCCTGTGATGACCGTGCAATCACCGCGGCCTTTGACAAACCCGCTGAGCTGTTGGAGAGACCGGAGATCTTCCGGTTTTCCGTGTCCCGCTTCAATTTTTTCAAGGATTTGATGAAGGTAATGAGTACCCATCTTACACGGAGGGCACTGACCGCAGCTTTCATCTCTGAAAAAGTTACAAAACTTCATGGTTTGTTCGACCATGCATTGGGTGTCGTCCAGCACAATGACACCCGCAGACCCCAGACCGGATCCAATCGCCTTGAGCGAGTCAAAATCCATCGAGACATCGAGGTCCTTTGGCGTTAGAAAAGCATGCGACGGCCCGCCCGGATAAACCGCCTTAAGCATCCTTCCGTCTTTTATTCCTCCGCCGAAGTCGTCGATGATTTTGCGGAGGGGAATACCAAGCGGAAGCTCGTATACACCGGGCCGGTTGACATCGCCGCTGATGGAGAACAGCATCGTTCCCGGACAGGTCTTGGTCCCGAACGACCGAAACCAGTCCGCGCCGTTGGAAACGATCGGCGGAACGTTCGAGAGTGTTTCGACATTGTTCACCACGGTCGGCTTACCGTATAATCCGTAGACGGTCGGATAAAAGGGAGGTTTGTGTTTGGGCTTTGCTTCGCGTCCCTGCATGCATTCCAGCATGGCGGTCTCTTCGCCGGCTACGTAGGTATCCGGCCCCAGAAAAATCTGGATGTCGCACGTAAATCCCTTTCCCAGGATGTTGCGTCCCAGCAATCCGTGCTTTTGCGCATCCAAGATCGCCTGTTTAACGAGCGCGATCTCTTCGGCGAAGGCCCCGTTCATAAACAGATGGGATTCCTTTGCCCCGACGGCGTAGGTCGCGATCGCGATGCCCTCTAGAAGTTGGTGGGGATTCAACCGAAGCAACAGACGATCTTTGTAGGTTCCGGGCTCATGTTCGCCCGCGTTGCAGGCCAGATAGCGTTCCAACCCCCGATGGGTCGCGACCATTTCCCATTTCTTCCCGGTTGGAAAACCGGCCCCTCCCCGTCCACGCAACCCCGAACGTTTGATCGTTTCAATGACATCGAGCGGCTGAGCCTGTCGGAGAACTTTCTCTAAAGCCTGGTACCCCCCCTTTTTTCGGTAAGTCTCCAGGTCGATCGTTCCCTGCGTTGTCTCTTTCAACAGAATCTGCTGCGTCACTTTTGTCTCCCGACCTCATCCGGACTGGCCTGAAATCACGCACCTGATGATCAAGGTTGTGGATCGAGGCCATATAGCGAGTTCATATTTGGTTTAGATTAAAGGTAATGGCTTAACGCCATAAAAAAAAGCATCGGGATGGAAAGATAGAAGTTGGCGCGAGAGGCCAGATAAGCCTTCCGAGCCATGGCTGCCATCTCGGCCGGTGGCGATTGTTGCTTGGCCGCCGCGTCGGCCGTCATCTGAATGATTCGTTTTTGATTCGGCCAGATGATCGCCCAGACGTTAAAG
Proteins encoded in this window:
- the folE gene encoding GTP cyclohydrolase I FolE, encoding MKAQEKTQHLQDVIEQLLILVGEDPVREGLIKTPERVAKMFYFLTKGYTQDIDEVLNGALFPIKYDEMVIVKDIDFFSLCEHHLVPFFGKCHIAYLPDKKVIGLSKLPRIVEVFSRRLQVQERLTQQIAEIIQEKIKPKGVAVVMEAQHLCMLMRGVEKQNATAITSAMLGGFRTRRETREEFLELIRRNPIQRNSLLWHHDDNA
- the nuoF gene encoding NADH-quinone oxidoreductase subunit NuoF, with protein sequence MTQQILLKETTQGTIDLETYRKKGGYQALEKVLRQAQPLDVIETIKRSGLRGRGGAGFPTGKKWEMVATHRGLERYLACNAGEHEPGTYKDRLLLRLNPHQLLEGIAIATYAVGAKESHLFMNGAFAEEIALVKQAILDAQKHGLLGRNILGKGFTCDIQIFLGPDTYVAGEETAMLECMQGREAKPKHKPPFYPTVYGLYGKPTVVNNVETLSNVPPIVSNGADWFRSFGTKTCPGTMLFSISGDVNRPGVYELPLGIPLRKIIDDFGGGIKDGRMLKAVYPGGPSHAFLTPKDLDVSMDFDSLKAIGSGLGSAGVIVLDDTQCMVEQTMKFCNFFRDESCGQCPPCKMGTHYLHQILEKIEAGHGKPEDLRSLQQLSGFVKGRGDCTVITGAAVAVECSLRHFPEEFESHIKAHRCTMKVAS
- a CDS encoding 2Fe-2S iron-sulfur cluster-binding protein; amino-acid sequence: MPKVTFHPSGRSGDVPEKKSVLEAAQFLGVPLAHECGGFASCSTCRVVVVEGHENLTGIEFEEEDMMDLAALLPPHRLACQAKILGDVTVQIPGESPVGER